Proteins encoded within one genomic window of Haladaptatus sp. QDMS2:
- a CDS encoding UbiA family prenyltransferase, with protein MHVARHGTGLAAATRALASQIHPVFMLPPIAASWFGAVLAIDLDPTLAGLHMLAAFFALYTAHVKDGYVDFYVRGEDDDHPLSAPGAKLALALSSIGFFACLIIIGLTVDFWAALLTLPGWLIGFLHAPQLDMHPVTATMGYPLGISFALLGGYYVQTQTLTLPVVAFAVVFLVILSGIKIIDDAKDYDYDRSISKRSAVVVLGKERSRRVAYALMALGLGAVLAFSLFGVFPLSATLAVAGFGVVALIARHATPKLATMLLIRGSYVFLALLLVAVWFRPLG; from the coding sequence ATGCACGTTGCCCGCCACGGAACCGGTCTGGCCGCGGCGACCCGCGCCCTCGCCTCCCAGATTCACCCCGTGTTCATGCTGCCGCCCATCGCGGCGTCGTGGTTCGGGGCCGTCCTCGCCATCGACCTCGACCCGACGCTGGCGGGACTCCACATGCTCGCGGCGTTCTTCGCGCTCTACACCGCCCACGTCAAGGACGGCTACGTGGACTTCTACGTCCGTGGTGAGGACGACGACCATCCCCTCTCCGCACCCGGCGCGAAACTCGCGCTCGCGCTCTCCTCTATCGGTTTTTTCGCCTGCCTCATCATCATCGGCCTGACCGTCGATTTCTGGGCTGCGCTGCTTACCCTTCCGGGGTGGCTCATCGGCTTCCTCCACGCCCCCCAACTCGACATGCATCCCGTCACCGCGACGATGGGCTATCCGCTCGGCATCTCCTTCGCGCTCCTTGGGGGCTACTACGTCCAGACTCAGACGCTTACCCTCCCAGTCGTCGCCTTCGCAGTCGTCTTCCTCGTCATCCTCTCGGGAATCAAAATCATCGACGACGCGAAAGACTACGATTACGACCGCTCCATCTCGAAGCGAAGTGCCGTGGTCGTCCTCGGCAAAGAACGGTCTCGCCGCGTCGCCTACGCCCTCATGGCGCTCGGTCTCGGTGCGGTTCTCGCGTTCTCGCTGTTCGGCGTGTTCCCGTTGAGTGCTACGCTCGCCGTCGCCGGGTTCGGCGTCGTCGCACTTATCGCCAGACACGCAACCCCAAAACTCGCGACGATGCTCTTGATTCGTGGCTCCTACGTCTTCCTCGCGCTGTTGCTCGTCGCCGTCTGGTTCCGCCCCCTCGGGTGA
- a CDS encoding ornithine cyclodeaminase family protein has translation MTFPVLSDDDVLAAIDVPDVVATMELAIREHAFGNLVSPPRFSVDVEKGSLVFTAGAATGEVQALGFRVYETFKDDSPDHTQLVAVFDSETGAFKGIALGDQVGLLRTGGIGGVAVEYLAKPDVRTMAVIGSGSHARMQTRAAASVRNLDEIRVYSPKADHRDAAVRDLDDELGGTVVAAASAKAAVEEADIVICATTSRNPVFEHRWLAPGAHVTTLGPKYVGAHELPMETVKRANTVVTDSLAQVKGYAEYKQPFFIEGDRRAELVELSTVVGGDHAGRAREDDLTVFCSVGLAGTEVVLADEILRRVA, from the coding sequence ATGACATTCCCCGTCCTCTCTGACGACGACGTGCTCGCGGCCATCGATGTGCCGGACGTCGTCGCTACGATGGAACTCGCCATCCGCGAACACGCCTTCGGAAATCTCGTCTCCCCGCCCCGGTTCAGCGTCGATGTGGAGAAGGGGTCGCTCGTGTTCACCGCCGGGGCCGCGACTGGCGAGGTGCAGGCCCTCGGCTTCCGCGTCTACGAGACGTTCAAGGACGATTCGCCAGACCACACGCAACTCGTCGCCGTCTTCGACAGCGAAACGGGCGCGTTCAAGGGCATCGCGCTCGGCGACCAGGTTGGCCTCCTGCGCACGGGCGGCATCGGCGGCGTGGCCGTCGAGTATCTCGCGAAACCGGACGTGCGAACGATGGCCGTCATCGGGTCCGGGTCACACGCACGGATGCAGACGCGGGCGGCCGCGAGCGTGCGGAATCTCGATGAGATACGAGTTTACTCCCCGAAAGCCGACCACCGCGACGCGGCCGTCCGGGACCTCGACGACGAACTGGGCGGGACTGTCGTCGCCGCAGCGAGTGCGAAAGCCGCCGTCGAGGAGGCAGACATCGTCATCTGCGCGACGACGAGTCGGAATCCGGTGTTCGAACACCGGTGGCTCGCGCCCGGCGCGCACGTCACCACGCTCGGGCCAAAGTACGTCGGCGCACACGAACTCCCGATGGAGACGGTCAAGCGGGCCAATACGGTGGTCACTGATTCGCTGGCGCAGGTGAAGGGCTACGCGGAGTACAAACAGCCGTTCTTCATCGAGGGCGACCGTCGGGCCGAGCTGGTCGAACTCTCCACCGTCGTCGGGGGCGACCACGCTGGGCGGGCGCGAGAGGATGACCTCACCGTGTTTTGTTCGGTTGGGCTTGCAGGAACCGAGGTCGTCCTCGCAGACGAGATTCTCAGACGGGTCGCCTGA
- a CDS encoding RidA family protein gives MKKTVIAPEESDMDSEIIDTTASSLGVVTHHETYREVTLSGLAWPEDDTAPEQVRTLLGFVQMVFDDILDATLDDITHTTFYVRDDALTPASRTAIHEVRHEFFSLPHFPASTMVGMSNLALPGALVELQIEATIPEDGWDVETVELPEVAE, from the coding sequence ATGAAAAAGACAGTCATCGCTCCAGAGGAGAGTGATATGGACTCAGAAATTATCGACACGACAGCCTCGTCGCTCGGGGTCGTCACCCACCACGAAACATACCGAGAGGTCACTCTCTCCGGGTTGGCGTGGCCCGAAGACGATACTGCTCCAGAACAGGTTCGAACGCTGTTGGGGTTCGTTCAAATGGTCTTTGACGATATTCTCGACGCAACGCTGGATGACATTACGCACACAACATTTTACGTCCGTGATGATGCGTTGACACCAGCCTCCAGAACTGCCATTCACGAAGTTCGACACGAGTTCTTCTCACTCCCCCACTTTCCGGCGAGTACGATGGTTGGGATGTCAAACCTTGCTCTCCCGGGTGCCCTCGTCGAACTGCAAATCGAGGCAACGATTCCCGAAGATGGATGGGACGTGGAAACCGTCGAGTTGCCGGAGGTCGCAGAATGA